The Hevea brasiliensis isolate MT/VB/25A 57/8 chromosome 1, ASM3005281v1, whole genome shotgun sequence genome has a window encoding:
- the LOC131178703 gene encoding NDR1/HIN1-like protein 13, producing the protein MADRVHPRDSPPSSTEYKPTPPSSSEHHPQSPMKPPAPLPEKPIPPPGTYVIKIPKDQVYRVPPPENAKRYEKLSRKKPSRSTCRCCFCWFLGLILTLIILAGIAAGVLYLVFRPKAPKYSIDSISVKGFNLSSSASLSPEFDVTVRADNPNKKIGIDYRSGSSVNIYYNDVRLCNGKLPVFYQPSNNVTVFVTSLKGSGIELTSAVHKALIDGENKGTLPFSLKLRAPVKIKVGSVKTWTITVKVNCDVTVDKLTANAKIVSKDCDYGVDLW; encoded by the coding sequence ATGGCCGATAGAGTCCACCCCCGTGACTCGCCTCCATCATCTACAGAGTATAAGCCGACGCCACCATCCTCTTCGGAGCACCACCCACAGTCTCCCATGAAACCTCCAGCTCCTTTGCCTGAGAAACCTATTCCCCCACCTGGAACCTATGTCATCAAGATCCCAAAGGACCAGGTCTATCGTGTccctcctccagaaaatgccaagCGCTACGAGAAACTCTCTCGCAAGAAGCCTAGTCGCAGCACCTGCCGCTGCTGTTTTTGCTGGTTCCTTGGCCTCATTCTTACCCTTATTATCCTCGCCGGCATCGCCGCTGGTGTCTTGTACCTTGTATTCCGGCCTAAAGCTCCTAAGTACTCGATTGATTCTATATCCGTTAAAGGTTTCAATCTGTCTTCATCAGCTTCTCTCTCGCCGGAATTTGACGTCACTGTTAGAGCCGACAACCCTAACAAAAAGATCGGGATTGATTACCGGTCAGGAAGCTCAGTTAATATATATTACAATGACGTTAGGCTCTGTAATGGTAAGCTGCCGGTATTTTACCAGCCGAGCAATAACGTGACTGTGTTTGTGACATCGTTGAAGGGGTCGGGGATTGAGTTAACGAGTGCAGTACATAAGGCGTTGATTGACGGAGAAAATAAGGGAACGCTGCCGTTTAGTTTGAAATTGAGGGCGCCTGTAAAGATCAAGGTGGGGTCAGTTAAGACGTGGACGATTACCGTTAAAGTTAACTGTGATGTAACGGTGGATAAGTTGACGGCAAACGCAAAAATTGTGTCCAAGGATTGTGATTATGGGGTTGACCTGTGGTAG